CGAGTTATCTATGGTTACTATTTTTGAGATGTATTTCTCTCTCAAGATGAAATAGAAATACTACTAAACCACTTGTtcaagacctttttttttttaaccttattCTACTTTAGATTCTCTTATTGCCCTTACCTATTACCTTCTGCTGTCCCCTTATTGTCATGATAATTATAAAATAGTATGCTTTCTAGTAACAATGCTATTATTCACTTTTTCTCAACCATCATCTCTACACGGTTGATTCACTGATAATATTCATAATGTTGTGGTCGGGAAAACAACAATCGAGATTCTTTTTACAAATAGAATCATGGTATACTTATATAATTGTTGCTTTGGTGTAAGgtgataattaaaattaaattaaataaggtGTTATTTCCATAATAAATTTTATACTTATCATGTCCTATCATACATGATAAAGACATTATGAATTTTAGAAGTCGGCTTTCATCACGGTGGATTGGATTGTGTTCATTTATAAGTGGATCTAGTTGGGAGTTTGGGTTTATGAGAGCTAGATCGGAATCAAAATTGGTTTTTTATTGGAATCAAAATTGGTTTTCCATAATATTCtctactctttttttttcttttttttttgtattgttaGCCAAAAAAAATTGGTTCTTTGGATGGCAATTGCTGTAATAACACGAGCCCTTTAATATATCGTGCTATTATAATGGATAAAGGAACCGCGACACCGGCTATATCCGGTTGTCCACCTGCTCCCCACCGGTACTTTCCGGTCTCTCCTTTTAGGACACTAAACGGCGCCGGCGTCTCTCTTATTCACTGTGAAACGCCATccgccacctctctctctctctctctctctctctcttctatcttGGAAACTCCTTGTATCGGTTTCGCTTCCCGTTTCCGGGATCCGCTGCCCTTTTGGCGCCGGATCAGAGCTCATGGGTGCCCTTCAAGGATTCCTGTTCTCCGATCGGCTCTCGGCCCTCCATTGAGTTGACTCCGAGTTTCTTCTCTGGATTTAGCTGGCCATTTCAGGGTTCCGGGGCACCAGTTTGGTTTCCTGGCGAAGAGCCGCTGAATGCGCGCGCGTTGGTGTCGATATTGTCTATTTGGGCAGTGTTGCGCTGATTTTGACCTTCGTCGGGTTTCGTGGTGCGTTCGACGGTTAGATTGGAAATGGCTGTCTTGGGAACCCTAGGTTGGTCTGGGGTCCGTGCTGCTGAAGGAAGTTGCGGGTCAAAGAAGGGTTTTCTGGGGTGCTTCCTTGGCCTTGCTTAAGCTGGGGGGTGGAGGGTTTCGATTTCGCTGGCTATTTGGTTCTTAGGAGTGCAGTGGTGCGAGCGGATAGGAGCCTTGAGAATCTCGATGAAATATTCGAACTATCATTTGATTCTGTTGCAGCAAGTGAAGGGTCTTGGCCAGGTTTAGGGCCACAGTGGTGGATCCGTGGAAAAGTTTGGATTTTGGTGATATGTCGGGAGCTCCTAAGGCCCGTTCCCTCAATGTGGCCGATCCCGATGCAAGGCCAGTCCTTGTACCCGGCGGTAACAAGGCCAGGTCAGTGGCAACCGCTCAAAAACCAGCTTCGAAGCCTCCGAGTAAAACTGAGAGCACTGAGGTTGCAGCAGCtgatgagaagaagaagcagaagaagaagaagaagaagaagaaggcttctAGTCCTAGGGCGAATCTACCACAGCTTAGGTCTAGTTTAAGCGCTCCCTCAGCGCTTAGGAGGCATGAGATGCTGTTGCAGTCAAACCTGTCGCTGAATGCTTCTTGCTCCTCTGATGCATCCACAGACTCCTTTTGCAGCCGAGCCTCCACTGGGAGGATTGGTAGGACAAGCTCAACCAGCAAGCGGAGAGAGAGTATCTCAAGGACAGCCAAGATTTTGGCGAAGGTGGAGAAGAATGTTGCGGATGATTCAACCATGCATCCACCAGAAATTGTGCAGGGGAAGCGGAAGTGTGCTTGGGTGACACCCAATACAGGTGAGTTTGTTTATTTCCCCTACCTTTCTGATTACTGGAAAAATTATTGTTCTGATTTCTCACAAAATTGTTGTTCTAATATGCCTTGATTTTCTGTTTCATTTTTTTCTGGAGCTAAGCAATATTTTTTATCCTTGATGGAATCACATGTTTGAGGATTTTATAAAGAAGTATTATTACATTATAATATGGTCTTTTTTCAATTACATAGTCGTAAGCACTTCTTGTTGTGTTGGTCTTGACAAGCTTTTGGTTGGTTGGCAAGCTTTTGGTTGGAATCACATGTTTGGTATAGGGAAAAATGTCACTTTTTTGTAGGAAGTGATGTGTGGGTTTAGTGAGCCAAAATGAGACAAAGTGAGAAGGGAGGTTAAGGAAGATAGAATTGGAGAGGTCCAAGGACAGTGATGCAAAAAATGGTTCGCTtgaatttctttcttttcttgaaaTAAATTCTTTGTCCTTGTGGACTTCTTGCTcactcctctttttgttctttccATGATTATTCTCTTGGCAACTGAGCTAGGGTCTTGTAGTGCACAGGGGTAATGAGGCTTCATCTGCCAGATGTCCACAATCCTCAAGTTACATGATAATTGAAGCATTGACGATGTTGTGCCTATTTATCCCTGCACTCAACCAGGGAAGAAAATGGAAGAGAACTTGTGCTCTGGATTTCTATTTGGTAGATGTCAATATTAGGTGGAAAAAAGCTCGGTTAACTTGTGAATTGATTGGAGAATAGAATGGACAAGGACACTCGTAGAGTGCATGGGTGTAGAACTGTTGTTAAGGAACATTGAGAAAGTGTTAATAATCTCACCCTCATGCATCTGAGTTGGCAATGCCGAACCCAGATGAGTCTTAGCAAAGGATGCTGTTTGTGGAGCCGAACTAGTTCTATTAGAATCTGATTCATGATGATTAGATTGATCCTATCTATGGATAATGCCAAAATTTGAGTGTACTCACTTTGGCTGAATATTAGTTGTTTATTCTAGTATATTTTATGTTCTTAGCATCACTCTGAGGCTTATTGTTACCGAAGAGTTAACTTTCTGGAAAGATCTGGCAAAGGTTGGGATGACACTAATTCAATTTGATCTGGTAAAGGCTGAATATTTGTGCAGTTAGAAAGTCAACAAACCTAAGCTGTTTCAGAGATTGTCTGGAAGCAAGAATTTTCTAAGAAGTTATAGCACATCATGGAATTATAATGGGTATTTCTTTTATGAGTAATTGCTTCTCCTATTCCTTTTAGGTGTACCTTTGGTGTAACTTATTATCACGTTTTTTTGTTTCTAGAAAGGATTTTTTACAGCATGCAGCTTTTCTAatcttcagattttcttgataatCCAAGTGATATTGTACATATTCATTTCAAGTGTATTGAATTtctatttcaatttttttctaattttgtcaGATCACGTTACAGTTCGCCGTTCATAGTATCAATATAATCCATAATAATAAGTGATATTCTGCTTGACCTAGACTATGGCATATCTAAGCTTCCTTTTGGTAACTCTTGGATCAAGACTGGCTTGTTTATTTTGTGACATCTGATtatgctttgcttgctgtcctagTCTTCTACTATTTATTGCTTCTTAATTAGAGTTACATGTTGCCTTCACCCCTGATTTGCTTACCATTCTTCTTATTTTGTAAAAGAATGTCTTCAAATGCTCATGTACAGTAAATCTGGGCATAGTTTTATTTTCATTCTTTTGTGTTTCAACAGAACCATGTTATGTTTCTTTCCACGATGAAGAATGGGGAGTTCCAGTCCATGATGATAAGTATGCAATGGTGATCTTtattcttgatttttcaagagaaCAAAACTTTCTAGTTTAGACTGTATGAACTAATGGTGTCTGGTAACCCCAAAAAATCTACAGGAAATTATTCGAACTTCTTGTACTATCTGGTGCATTAGCAGAGCTTACATGGCCTGTTATCATTGGCAAAAGGCACATGTTTAGGTACTGCAAGTGCTTATAACTGGTTTGCAACTGTTGGGAAATTCAAAATATCATCATTATTAGTGCTTATATAGCACCATTTCAGGGAAGTTTTCTTGGACTTCGATCCTGTTGCAGTCTCTAAGTTGAATGAGAAGAAGATTGTAGTGCCTGGAAACACTGCTAGCTCCCTTTTGTCAGAGCCAAAGCTGCGAGCCATCATCGAGAATGCACGCCAGATACTCAAGGTTGGTCTCACTCACTTTTCTTTTCCCTGTCATTTTCTTGTCATTTGTCATCATAGTTGCCACAAACTAGAAATCCATATTTCTTTGTCTAGGAAAGTTATTGCATGTGCACCCCACCGAATAAAGTTTAAGAAATTGCATGCGAGTTGGTCAATTTTGGAAAATTCTCATCCTGAAACATAAGTAAACAAACACATGTGATCTACGACTAATCTGAGTCATGATAG
This genomic stretch from Musa acuminata AAA Group cultivar baxijiao chromosome BXJ3-9, Cavendish_Baxijiao_AAA, whole genome shotgun sequence harbors:
- the LOC135649797 gene encoding uncharacterized protein LOC135649797 isoform X2 → MSGAPKARSLNVADPDARPVLVPGGNKARSVATAQKPASKPPSKTESTEVAAADEKKKQKKKKKKKKASSPRANLPQLRSSLSAPSALRRHEMLLQSNLSLNASCSSDASTDSFCSRASTGRIGRTSSTSKRRESISRTAKILAKVEKNVADDSTMHPPEIVQGKRKCAWVTPNTEPCYVSFHDEEWGVPVHDDKKLFELLVLSGALAELTWPVIIGKRHMFREVFLDFDPVAVSKLNEKKIVVPGNTASSLLSEPKLRAIIENARQILKVPVKTPKADVISKDLVRRGFRSVGPTVVYSFMQAAGLTNDHLISCFRFVECIAAASSSTDEADRAKGRLDSKVEDKTSTDQEPMVVIAVELSRDVDELSIS
- the LOC135649797 gene encoding uncharacterized protein LOC135649797 isoform X3; this translates as MSGAPKARSLNVADPDARPVLVPGGNKARSVATAQKPASKPPSKTESTEVAAADEKKKQKKKKKKKKASSPRANLPQLRSSLSAPSALRRHEMLLQSNLSLNASCSSDASTDSFCSRASTGRIGRTSSTSKRRESISRTAKILAKVEKNVADDSTMHPPEIVQGKRKCAWVTPNTEPCYVSFHDEEWGVPVHDDKKLFELLVLSGALAELTWPVIIGKRHMFREVFLDFDPVAVSKLNEKKIVVPGNTASSLLSEPKLRAIIENARQILKILLELCELQTHCQQNPLSTSGSCEDTESRCHKQRLGSKGLSQCGPDSRILLHAGSWTDE
- the LOC135649797 gene encoding uncharacterized protein LOC135649797 isoform X1 — encoded protein: MSGAPKARSLNVADPDARPVLVPGGNKARSVATAQKPASKPPSKTESTEVAAADEKKKQKKKKKKKKASSPRANLPQLRSSLSAPSALRRHEMLLQSNLSLNASCSSDASTDSFCSRASTGRIGRTSSTSKRRESISRTAKILAKVEKNVADDSTMHPPEIVQGKRKCAWVTPNTEPCYVSFHDEEWGVPVHDDKKLFELLVLSGALAELTWPVIIGKRHMFREVFLDFDPVAVSKLNEKKIVVPGNTASSLLSEPKLRAIIENARQILKIIDEFGSFDRYCWSFVNYKPIVSKIRYPRQVPVKTPKADVISKDLVRRGFRSVGPTVVYSFMQAAGLTNDHLISCFRFVECIAAASSSTDEADRAKGRLDSKVEDKTSTDQEPMVVIAVELSRDVDELSIS